A window of Candidatus Thermoplasmatota archaeon genomic DNA:
AATTCGTTTAGATAATTTAACTAGGAAAAATGCTGGGGCTGGTTTAGGTGATCGTGTAAAAATTAGACGAGCGGCACCAAAAGAGGCTAGAGAGGTTACTCTAGCACCATTGATTTCTGAGGGGCAACAAATCCAGTTTGGAGCTGGGATCGAGATCTTAGTGAAGAAGGGTTTGTTGAAACGCCCTCTCACAAAAGGGGATGTTGTTATCATACCTGGTATAGCATTGTTTGGTAGCTCTCTTCCTTTTGTTGTTATTAATACTTCACCTAGTGGAATTGTGTTAATCAACGAAGAAACTTCAATAAATGTTAAGGAAGAGGCGGCTAAAACAACTGAGCTTGAAGGCCCAAGGGTTAGCTACGAGGACATAGGTGGTCTTCATGATGAGATTTTGAAGGTTCGTGAGATGATTGAGTTACCATTAAAGCACCCTGAGCTTTTTGATAGACTTGGTATTGATCCGCCTAAAGGGGTTTTACTTTATGGGCCTCCAGGTACTGGAAAAACACTTATTGCAAAAGCAGTGGCAAACGAGTCTGGTGCAAGCTTTTATACAATTAATGGCCCGGAAATAATGTGTGTCGATGGCGAAACAAAGATCTTTACAAACCCTCAGGGCCAGATTAAAGTGAAAGATGTTTTTGATGAGAAAGGAATAATACATACGAATGGAAAAAATGTGACTGTTGAACTCAATCGTCCTTTGTCAACATATGCATTTAAGGATGGAAAAATCTCTCGTGCGAAAATAACACATATAACAAAACTTTCTGCACCAACATATAAAATAAAAATTAGTGATGGTAACGAAATAAAAGCATCTCAAAACCAGCCATTCCTTGTCTATGACGCAGGCGATCTTGTCTGGAAGGGAGTAACAGACCTCAAGAAAGGGGATTATATTGCGCGATTAAATGAGATTGAAACAAAAGAAAAAAGTTACAAGATACGTCCCGAAAAAATAGAAAATATCATGAAAATCGGTAAGGGTTATACGTTAAAAAACAGGAATCTGACAAGGAGTAACATCATAAACTTACCCGCTACTACTTCTGAAGAACTAATGGAGTTTCTTGGGCTGCTTATCTCTGATGGGAGTATCTGTAAAAGAGGAGAGAGTGTTGCTTTCTCAAACAACAATGAACATCTGCGGAAAAAATTCAAACATTTGTTAAAGCGCGTATTTAATATTACAAAAAGCAAGGAATATAATGATGGTAGAGTAGTAGTATATTCGAAAACGCTCATTGCGTTCCTAAACCATCTTGAGTTCAGGTATGATAATAAACTCCACATACCTGGCTATTTTTATAAACTGCCAAGAAACGAAATAAAGGCTTTCATTCGTGGTTATTTTGATGGAGATGGTACGGTTGCAATGACAAATCATTATCCAACACCAAAACTGTTCAGTGTTTCTAAAGATTTTATACAAGAACTTCAAGCATTGCTTCAAATAAAACTAGGGATATCATCAAAAATCGGTGAGCATAACACACCAAAAGGACGTGTATATGAGTTGGTTGTTAGAGGCTACGAAGGACGGAAAAAGTTTTTAGAAATAGGTTCGTCGAGTAAAGATAAGAGGATGAAACTAGAAAAGATAAAAGATGTGAGAAGGATAAAAGATTTCCAAGATCTCCCCTCGCCTTCTCTTTTAATAAATGAAATAAAAAACAAACTACCATACAAGATATACAGAAACAAGGATTATTATGTGTACGGTGCGGGTAATATAACCAAACATGCATTAAGTACTCTTTATAAGTTAGCTGAAAACAATAATATTATGGATACTATTTTGAAAAAAGAATACCAAACACTTATGCGTAATGATATTGGATGGGAGAGGATAGAATCAATAAATTTCTTAGGGGAACAAGAACTCTATGACTTCACTGTTGATAAAGATAGTTTTGTTGGGGGCCCCTATTTCTTATTGCACAACTCAAAGTTTTATGGTCAGAGCGAAGAAAACCTGCGGAAGGTTTTTGAGGAGGCTGAAAAAAATGCACCCTCGATTATTTTCCTAGATGAAATTGATGCTATTGCGCCGAAACGTAGTGAGGTTCATGGTGAGGTGGAGAGGCGTGTTGTGTCTCAGTTGCTTACTTTGATGGATGGTTTAAAGGGTAGAGGGAAGTTGATTGTTATTGGTGCAACAAATATACCTGAGTCTATTGATCCTGCTTTGAGAAGACCTGGTCGTTTTGATAGAGAAATTAGGATTGATGTTCCTGATAGAAATGGTCGTAAGGAGATTTTGCAGATTCATACTCGTGGTATGCCTATGAGTGAGGATTGTAATCTTGATGAGCTTGCTGATATCACTTATGGTTTTGTTGGTGCTGATCTGGCTGCGTTGGCGAGGGAGGCTGCTATGAATGCTCTCCGTCGTTATTTACCTGAGATTGATTTGGAGAAGCCGATTCCTGTTGATATGCTTGAGAAGATGACTGTGACTATGGAGGATTTCAAAAATGCTCATCGTGGTATTGATCCTTCTGCTATGAGGGAGTTTTTCGTTGAAATACCGAAGGTATCATGGGATGATATTGGTGGTTTAGATGAAGTGAAACAGGCATTGAAAGAAGCTGTTGAGTGGCCGTTGACACAGCCTGAGGTTTTCAAACGTATGGGTATTACTGCGCCTCGTGGGATATTGTTGTATGGTCCTCCTGGTACTGGGAAGACGCTTTTAGCTAAAGCTGTTGCTAGTGAATCCAAGGCGAATTTTATATCAATAAAAGGTCCTGAGGTTTTGAGTAAATGGGTTGGTGAAAGCGAGAAAGCAGTACGTGAGTTGTTTAAGAAAGCACGGCAGGTAGCACCGACGATAGTGTTCCTGGATGAGATTGATTCTATAGCTCCTCGTCGTGGAATGTTTGAAGGATCACATGTGACTGAGAGTGTTGTGAACCAGCTTTTGACAAGTATCGATGGTCTTGAGAGTATGGAGGGTGTAGTAATCATCGGTGCGACAAACAGGCCTGATATCATAGATCCTGGTTTACTGAGACCAGGTAGGTTTGATAGATTAATATTTATTCCTGCCCCAGACAAAAAAGAAAGGCTTGAGATATTTAAGATTCATACAAAAAACATGCCTTTAGCAAAAGATGTTTCATTAGAAGAATTGGCAGAGAAATGCAACAATTACTCTGGTGCTGACATAGAAGGACTTTGCAGAGAAGCCGCGATGCTGGCTTTAAGAAGCGACATCAAAGCAAAAGAAGTGAAGAAGACTCATTTCGAGCAAGCAATGAAAACCATACATGGTGGGATAACAGAGGATATATTGAAATATTACTCTAGGGTGAAAGAGGATATAGGCAGTGGTCTAGCCAAAAAGGATAAAAGAGATAAAGATATACAATATATCTAACCCTATTATAATAAACAAGAGGATAATAAAAAAAGGAGGGAAAAAAATAATGAAGATACTTGAAAGTGATCTTAGAGGAAAAACAGCGATGACTGAAGAAGGCTTATACCTTGGAATTCTTAGGAATTCTACAGTTGACGAAAGAACAGGTGCCTTGTTGAATATCCTTATTGAGCCATCAGAGGATGTAGATCCACGTTTATATCACCTTGACAATCAAGGGCATTTGGTTTTCCCATTTGAATCAATAAAATCTGTTAAAGACGTAGTGATTATTGGGGTTTAAAAAAAAATCTTTAAACAAAAAAAACTGATGCAGGGGCTGCCCCTGTTTTTCCTATTTTTTAATTTTTTTTTTCTAGAAAGTTTAAAACAAAAATTTTTTTAAAAAACATAAGGGGAGACCCCTTTGTTTCGTGTGGAAAACTGTTTGTTGAGTATATTGTTTATTAAAAAAATTTTGACGTGAGTATATTCGTATAGTTATGAATTTAGTAGTATTTGAATCTTCTGATTTTTAAAAATATATTATTGTAAAAATTTTAAAATTTATTTAATAAAACATGATATTTTCCACAGGAAATATAGGCCTCTCTATAGCTTTATTTCAACAGATATAAATCAGATAGAAAATTGTTTGGATTTTCTCACAAAATTAATAAACTATGATTGTTTACGAATTTGTGAGGGAGGAATTGATTTTACGATAAAGAATACTGTAAACAGTGACATATTTGGCAGGCTAATGAAGACAGATGGCCTGTTTGTGAACAGAGAGGTTATGAGGCATACATATATGCCTGAGATACTGCCTCATAGAGATAAAGAGATAAATTCGTTGGCCTCTGTTTTCTTACCTGCTTTACGTGGTGAGACTCCATCAAATGTTTTTATTTATGGGAAAACAGGTACTGGTAAGACTGCTGTTGCAAAATTTGTTGGTAAAGAACTTTTAAAAAAGGGCGAGGAGAAAGGGAAAAAAGTTAATTTTATTTACATTAATTGTGAGGTTGTTGATACTCAGTATCGTCTACTCCAGAATATTGCTAATCATTTTATTGAGGACTGGTCCGAGAGGATTCCTTTTACTGGTTGGCCTACTGATGAGGTGTATTCTAAACTGACTCATATGATTGATGAACAGGGTGGTGTTACTATTATTATTCTTGATGAGGTCGATAAACTTAAGGGTGATGAGGCTTTGTATAATTTATCTAGGATTAACAGTGATCTTAAAAATGCGAGGGTTTCTATTGTTGGTATATCTAATGATTTGAAGTTTACTGAGTTTCTTGACCCGCGTGTTAAGTCTAGTCTTGGTGAGGAGAATATGATTTTTCCTCCTTATAATGCTGATGAGTTGCAGGATATACTTAGGCAGCGGGCTGCTAAGGCTTTGAAAGATGGTGTTGTTGATGATGATGTTATCCCTCTTTGTTCTGCTCTTGCTGCTCAGGAGCATGGTGATGCTCGTAGAGCCTTGGATCTTCTCAGGATGGCTACGGAGCTTGCTGAGCGTAGTAATTCCAGTAGGGTAACAAAGAAACATGTTAAGCTTGCGCAAAACAAGATTGAGATTGATCGTGTAACTGAAGTTGTTCGTACTCTTCCTACTCAGTCTAAGCTTATATTGACTGCTATCTTGCTGCAGGACAAGCATAACAAGAAACTAGATGCCCCTAGTGTTATAACAACTGGGGAGGTATATGAGATCTACAAAGAGTTATGTAAGAAAACTAGGACAGATGTTTTGACACAGCGGAGAGTTGCTGATCTTATCTCTGAGCTTGATATGCTCGGTGTTCTTAACGCTCGGGTTATATCAAAGGGGCGGTATGGCAGGACTAGGGAGATTAATGTGTCTCCTTCGTCTGAGAATTTGATGGGTATTTTGCAGGAAGACGAGATTTTTAAGGAACTTGCTAACTATAAATTCCGTGGGCAGACCCGCTTAATTTAGGCGGCCTTTTTTGATATTTTTAAATTTTTAAATAAATTTTTAAAAAACCTCTTCCAATGTTAAGTGGGGGAATCGGGCACTTTTTCTTCTCCTTTTTTCCATGTTTTTTATCAGATGTATTTGGTTCCCCTCACTTTCCAAATACAAACCTGTTTTTTGAGGAATCGAGTCAAGTAATATTAGACCCACCCTTTTTAGTCGGTCCAAATTCCCCCAAAAACATGTAACAAGCTTTTGATACATAAATCTTTATTATTTTTTCAAAAAATTAAGATGCACACAAGTGTATAATAAAACATTTAAATAAATGTGATATAATATAATAAATATGCAATGGGGGAGCATTAGAATAAAGGATATTACAAAGGTTGCAGGAATATGTGGTATTTTGATCCCTATAGTTATATTCACAGGTATAGGTTTGGCTATGGTTTATTCCCCATGGTTTGAATGGACAAATCATGCTTTAAGTGATCTCGGTGTAGAAGGTGTTTCCGCTTTTTTCTTTAACAACGCTATGATATTAGGTGGTGTTCTAACATTCATGTTTTCATTAGGTTTGATGAGATTTTTATCAAACAAAACAGGGGCATATCTTCTTTGTGCTAGTTCATTAGCACTTATAGGAATCGGGTTGATACCAGAAACAATTTTTTATTTACATTTTTTTACATCAAGTTCATTCTTTATACTGTTGACATTGTCATTTATAATCATTGGACTAACAACTAAAAAGAAATCATTCGAAAAAAACCTTGGGTTGCTTGCAACTGTTTTTGCGTTTTTAGCAATCATATCAATAATTTTTGTTATACCCTTGGATGGTGTTGCTATTCCTGAATCATTAGCTTGTTTCCCCGGCTTTATCTGGTGTATGATAACAGGCGCAAAAATGGTAATCAGCTAATTTTTACAATATATCAAAAGGTGGTTTATCAGGTGTTTTTGTGTAAAAGATATTAACTGCCCAGATGGTTGTTTGTGGTGAATCATAAGAACAGTTGTTTTTTAGATACTCTTCTATGTTGTGTTTTTCGGTAATTTGTGTAGTTTTTATGTCATTATTTTTGCAATCTACTCTATAACAGTTCTGTTCTGATTTAATGTAGAAACTTGGTGTGATGTTTTTTCCTTTTAAAAAAACATTATGCATCTCGTTGCCATGTCTGTCATAGATATCAAAGCCGTATTCCTCTTTGTTTAAAATTATGTGTAAACTGGTTGGGGTAGATGCTCTAGAGCATGGAGCAATTTTTATCCAGCAATCTTTATCCTTTCTTAGCATTTTGAATTCTATGTTATTCACAGTTTTTTTGAACATTTTGTATTTTTCAGTTATGAAAAACACCTTGTGCTGTTATTTACTTTAATAGAGAAAGCGTGTAGTTTTAAAACAGTTTTTGATGTTGATGTTGTCTATAATCTGATGTACATTAGTATTATGCCTGCTATTATTGGTTGATGTGCTAGGTAGATTCCAAGGGAGTGTTTGCCTAGCCATGAGAATATCTTTACAGGTGTGTATTTTGATAGGTCTGGTATGTGGAATCTTCTTTTGTTGTCTTTGTACAACCAGCTACCTAGTGATATGCCAAGTATGCATACTCCTAGCCAGGGTATTAGTGGGAAGTAGTCGATGGTGTATTGTCCTATGTTTGTTTGGTGTAAGCCGATTGCTATGTGTAATAAATTGGGGTTTTCTATTGGGTATCGTGCTGTGAAATAACTTAGTGTCATTAGTATAGTTGAGATAATCAGGTTGTATGTTGGTTTTATTTTTAGGAAAATTGTGCTTAATATGATGCATATGCCTATGCAGTGGAGTACGCCGAATATTATTGGTCTGTCTGGTATGAATATTATTGTTGCTATTGTTAGTATCATGCCTAGGCCGAATATTTTTAAGCCACGTATTATAAGGTGTAAATCGTATTTTTTTTGTTCTGTTTTTGATAAATCATTTTTTC
This region includes:
- a CDS encoding PRC-barrel domain-containing protein, coding for MKILESDLRGKTAMTEEGLYLGILRNSTVDERTGALLNILIEPSEDVDPRLYHLDNQGHLVFPFESIKSVKDVVIIGV
- a CDS encoding ORC1-type DNA replication protein yields the protein MKNTVNSDIFGRLMKTDGLFVNREVMRHTYMPEILPHRDKEINSLASVFLPALRGETPSNVFIYGKTGTGKTAVAKFVGKELLKKGEEKGKKVNFIYINCEVVDTQYRLLQNIANHFIEDWSERIPFTGWPTDEVYSKLTHMIDEQGGVTIIILDEVDKLKGDEALYNLSRINSDLKNARVSIVGISNDLKFTEFLDPRVKSSLGEENMIFPPYNADELQDILRQRAAKALKDGVVDDDVIPLCSALAAQEHGDARRALDLLRMATELAERSNSSRVTKKHVKLAQNKIEIDRVTEVVRTLPTQSKLILTAILLQDKHNKKLDAPSVITTGEVYEIYKELCKKTRTDVLTQRRVADLISELDMLGVLNARVISKGRYGRTREINVSPSSENLMGILQEDEIFKELANYKFRGQTRLI
- a CDS encoding heparan-alpha-glucosaminide N-acetyltransferase, with translation MELDMLRGFAIIIMIFLHLLWDLDYFGLMPLNKQIYRIQPAIPTVFFLLVGMCMIVSRNRKNDLSKTEQKKYDLHLIIRGLKIFGLGMILTIATIIFIPDRPIIFGVLHCIGICIILSTIFLKIKPTYNLIISTILMTLSYFTARYPIENPNLLHIAIGLHQTNIGQYTIDYFPLIPWLGVCILGISLGSWLYKDNKRRFHIPDLSKYTPVKIFSWLGKHSLGIYLAHQPIIAGIILMYIRL
- a CDS encoding DUF998 domain-containing protein translates to MQWGSIRIKDITKVAGICGILIPIVIFTGIGLAMVYSPWFEWTNHALSDLGVEGVSAFFFNNAMILGGVLTFMFSLGLMRFLSNKTGAYLLCASSLALIGIGLIPETIFYLHFFTSSSFFILLTLSFIIIGLTTKKKSFEKNLGLLATVFAFLAIISIIFVIPLDGVAIPESLACFPGFIWCMITGAKMVIS